In bacterium, the sequence CTCCGCATTCTCATCGGTCCCCACGAGTGCTGGGGCAAGGGCTATGGCACCGAGGCGGTTCGCCTACTCGTCGCTTACGGCTTCGAGCACCTGAAGCTGCGTGAGATCGTGCTCGGGGTGTTTGACTTCAACGAACGGGCCATCCGCTCCTATGAGCGGGTCGGCTTCAGGCATGCCTCGACAATCCGCCTGAACATGCCGCTCGGTCTCCCACCCGCCCAGGAATACCTGATGACCATCACCCCTACCAGCTTTCAACACCCGAAAAACGAGAGGTCGAATTGAGCTTCGCCCCTGATACTTTCCGCTCGTTCCTGCAGACCCGTTGGCTTGGGCAAGACCTCGCGCA encodes:
- a CDS encoding GNAT family N-acetyltransferase: MQAQRVALCRHTSDDLAYFLEWYADRELARLTRHDQTPLSRSQIVTYFQTIIMPSSARGHCFGIQATDSTPPRLIGTCSLTDLAHETGTLRILIGPHECWGKGYGTEAVRLLVAYGFEHLKLREIVLGVFDFNERAIRSYERVGFRHASTIRLNMPLGLPPAQEYLMTITPTSFQHPKNERSN